Part of the Catalinimonas alkaloidigena genome is shown below.
TTAGCTTGTTGGTATAACTATTGGCTACAAAGATTTTGTCATCTACAGCCTGTACGTCTTCTGCACCGTCTTCGGTAGCTATGTATTTGATGATGCTGTAATCATTAAGGTCAATTACCGCAACTTTAGATTCGGGGAGCATATAGTTTGCATCAAAATTTCCCCAAACCGAAACATAGGCCTTATCACCCACTACATCCATATAACGAGGGCTGATCAGTCCTGCGTCCTCAAGAGGTGCCTGAATAGCTACAAAAGTTTCTGCATCTACAATTTCAATCTTGTCAGAAGTATTACAAATGATGAAGGCTTCGTTGCCCTCAACCGTAACGGATTGTACACTAGCTTCCAGTTCACGAGGTGCATTGGCAGAGGCAAACACATTATTGCTTAGTGTATCCATATCTCGATCAAGAAGCGTGACAGAGCCATTGCCCTGGCCAAAGTTCCCTTCATTCACAACAATGATATTGTCTCCTAAAGCTGGTCCTTCCGGTGAATCTTCCTCGCAGGCAAAGGTTACTACAAGTAGGGTAGACAGAAAAAAATACGATAAAAGTTGTTTCGTCAAGTTCATGTGTTTTTAATGGATAATGATTAGTGAAAAATTAAATTTTGCTAGTCTGAAAAATGCAGTTGAATGCTGAGTTGGTAATTTCTACCTGGCATGGCCCTTCGGGCTACATTCTGATAGTCAGTATTGAGGATATTATTAATTCTCAGGCTTACTGCATGCTGTGTCTTCCACCATTCAAAAGTCCTGCTCAGGCGAAGGTTGACTAAGGCGTAGCCTTCCAAAGCACTTTCATTGGTAGTGGTCAGGAAGCGCTGGCTGGTCCACTGACTGAGCAGACCGGTTGACCACTCCCGCCATTCCGCATGCGTATTGAAAGTGAGTCGGTGACGTGGTACATAAGGCAGCTGCTTATTTTCCGAGCGGTCGTATTCGTTAATCGGCACTTTGTTAAGGGAGGAGGTAAAAGCATAACTGCTGCTAAACCTGAGCTTAAGTTTTTTCAATGTAAATTGATATTGCCCACGACCTTCAATACCATTTACCACTACGTTTCTGAAATTCTGCGGACGCCAAAACGTCCCCTGATCAAGCCATACAATCCAGTCTTCCATATCGGAATGGTAGTAGGTGACTTCAGTATTCAGCCTTTTGGTCTGGTAGTGCAAACCACTCTCATAGCTCCAGCCATTCTCGGCATTGAGCTCAGGGTTACCTCCCGGCTGCCAATACAGATCATTGAAAGTGGGCACACGATAATTTCTTGCGACCTGACTTTTTAAGCTTAGCTGCTGAGTGTTGTTATTGAGTAGCAGAATTTCACTGCCCAGACTGGGGGAGAAAGGCGGATCATAGCCACTGACCCACGACTGACGTAGGTTAAGGCTGAGCTTCCACCATTCCAGCGCCTGATAATTGGCTGAAGCAAAAGCATCTACTCTGTGTTGAAAGCGGATTTGTTCATAACTTTCTACAGCGGCCTTTACATATCTCCAGTCGCTGCCCACCTTTATACTAAGACGTTCGCTCAAATTTTTATCGTATTGTAGTCTGGCCAGAGTATGCTGCGCGATGATTGGAGCCTGCTGATCATATATCTGCTGATCACGTACAAAACCAGCGGTAGCCTGCAAATGTCCCCAACGCTCCTGCTGCTGATACTGCATAGATAAGCGCAGGTGGGTATCTTCTATGCGCTCATAAGTTTCTTCTTTTAGGTTGTTGCTCATCAGCGGAAGCACG
Proteins encoded:
- a CDS encoding YncE family protein; the encoded protein is MTKQLLSYFFLSTLLVVTFACEEDSPEGPALGDNIIVVNEGNFGQGNGSVTLLDRDMDTLSNNVFASANAPRELEASVQSVTVEGNEAFIICNTSDKIEIVDAETFVAIQAPLEDAGLISPRYMDVVGDKAYVSVWGNFDANYMLPESKVAVIDLNDYSIIKYIATEDGAEDVQAVDDKIFVANSYTNKLTVINTNTDEVEEVLTLEGSPQWLEVHENDLWVSVTGAAAQFVRINPDNNSVAATVDVAGSNSNGKFTINDNLNVIYFIGAEPWPATATSIYSLAIDEVSASPEEVISGEYFYAVGSDPLTNNLFVGNSNSFQGEGTVLEYDSEGTLLETYSVGVGPNNFVF
- a CDS encoding TonB-dependent receptor, producing MRRLLTILFFTFCSLDAIAQEADSILLDAVEIFGIPASKYASGSSIVRIDSVAKASQVNGSLQDLLQQETSLYFKEYGYGMVSSISMRGTSSSHTAVLWNGLNINSPTLGSTDFSNLPAFMFDEVQVHYGGGSSLYGSDALGGSITLQSNAPEQEGLQLQASQTIGSFGQLFSGIKANIGLQDWQLATTVYRNTAENNFPFENTARYGLPEERQENADLHNFGVMQEISYQPASNKRLSLNAWYEESENGVLPLMSNNLKEETYERIEDTHLRLSMQYQQQERWGHLQATAGFVRDQQIYDQQAPIIAQHTLARLQYDKNLSERLSIKVGSDWRYVKAAVESYEQIRFQHRVDAFASANYQALEWWKLSLNLRQSWVSGYDPPFSPSLGSEILLLNNNTQQLSLKSQVARNYRVPTFNDLYWQPGGNPELNAENGWSYESGLHYQTKRLNTEVTYYHSDMEDWIVWLDQGTFWRPQNFRNVVVNGIEGRGQYQFTLKKLKLRFSSSYAFTSSLNKVPINEYDRSENKQLPYVPRHRLTFNTHAEWREWSTGLLSQWTSQRFLTTTNESALEGYALVNLRLSRTFEWWKTQHAVSLRINNILNTDYQNVARRAMPGRNYQLSIQLHFSD